One Castanea sativa cultivar Marrone di Chiusa Pesio chromosome 4, ASM4071231v1 DNA window includes the following coding sequences:
- the LOC142630541 gene encoding uncharacterized protein LOC142630541, whose product MDLESVRRYLEKGGGEDEDKNASTINGLPLRFFERFIMQDLRVDLIEPGRLICTFKVPQRLLNAGNFLHGGATATLVDLVGSAVIFSVGAPATGVSVEINVSYLDAAYADEEIEIEARVLRVGKAIGVVSVEFRKKETGKIIAQGRHTKYLPVASKM is encoded by the exons ATGGATTTGGAATCGGTGAGGAGATACTTGGAGAAGGGAGGAGGTGAGGATGAAGACAAGAACGCATCCACGATTAATGGATTGCCTCTCAGGTTCTTTGAACGCTTCATCATGCAAGACCTTCGTGTCGATCTCATTGAACCTGGTCGTCTCATCTGTACCTTCAAAGTCCCACAGCGTTTACTG AACGCTGGTAATTTTTTACATGGTGGAGCGACGGCAACGCTGGTGGACTTGGTTGGTTCAGCTGTGATATTCAGTGTTGGAGCTCCAGCTACCGGAGTTTCGGTGGAGATTAATGTTTCATACTTGGATGCTGCTTATGCTGAT GAGGAAATTGAGATAGAAGCTAGGGTCTTACGTGTTGGGAAGGCTATTGGTGTTGTCAGTGTTGAGTTCAGGAAGAAGGAGACTGGCAAAATTATTGCTCAGGGCCGTCATACCAAGTACCTTCCTGTTGCTAGTAAGATGTGA